The nucleotide sequence GGCAAGAAGGAGGGCACTCCATCCCTTTTGCTATTGCAACAAAACTGTCTGTTCTTCACCGTAATGTTTCCTGTTTCCTGTGTTTTATCTTGCATAAAGGCCTCTATTTTTTAACAAGTGCATTTAATCGCTGTATGTATAAATGGAGTCAAGTCTTACCTGTCGTAGCAGTTTAAGAAGTAAGGTACTTGGGATAAGATGATTGATCATCACCTCACAACTTAGGGAACAGTGTATGCATGAAGAATTTTGAGAACTGTTTTTAATATGGAAACTTTTACATTTCACTGTCTGTCTACAAGTTTCATGAGGTTTTATTCATTTcttgtgaaaaacaaacaaaaccacaaagtaTTTGAAACATCTTTTTTTACCTTATTTGACTTTGTACAGCGTACTGAAAAGTAAGTCTTTATTATGTATAATGACAATTTGTACTATTTTATGTTATACTGTAACACACTGTACAATTAGTATAGGTTGTTTGCATTTACAATATGTCACTATAAACTACTGCTTTTAACAACTCAGCAGTTGTTTCATAGGTGGAGACTTTACAGACTTGATAAATTTAAGCTATGTTGAAATGCAGTGCATGTACTTTAATGTAGGAATAGTTACTTACAGCAGTGGGTAACAGTGAGTTTTGATTTTACTCCCACCCTAAATCTGAAGTGGATCTTTCTTTGTTGAGACCTTGCAATGCTTGTTCTCTAACGCGACTGTGATGGAAACTGCTCAAATCAACATCTTTCTGGGAAGTACCCTGCATGTACGCTGCTTGAAAATTTTGATTCTTTATTCTACTGGGGTTAATGTGTAAGTGTAAACCAGATAAATTGCATAGTGCAGGAACCCTTAGGTATTCACATCACCCTTCAGTGGCACTAACTTTTACCTTTTGGAAGAAGAGACATGCCTAAGTGTTTTAGCACTTGTGTTGTCCatcatgaataatttttattacaaacatTACTTCATTCTCCACTCAAAGCATACTCATTAAAATATCATATGTTTTAGATAGAAAAACCTACAGGTGCAGGGCTGGTAATAAAAATGCTCTTCTCTTTGCATCCCTGGGACTGCATGGTGGGTGAGGATGTGGTTCTGTTACGTCCGTGGTACCCTGGATTAAGAGCAAGAGATTCTCGTGCCATAAGACACAAATTTCATTGCACTCCTGTATATTCTTTTTATATCTTTTGAATAGCTCATTGGCTGTATTATCTGAATCTTGCCACAATTCTTTGCCCTTGGCTGATAAAGCTACCACTAGCAGGAAACTTCAGTGATTGTTAATGCCCTAGTGAAATAGGGATTCACTAAAGAGTACGACACTACAGCTTTGTCACTTCTGTGTTGTATCCATTCAGTGAATGGGTGTTCTCCCAGTACGTGGGGCATCGTTAGATGCAAAGCAGTAATGCTAGGGATGTATTTCCAACTGGAAATAGCAAATCTCAAAGTTGTATGACTGATCACACTGATTtttgtgcttgtgtgtgtgtggttaaTTTAAAAGACTTAAATCCACTTAAGACAATTTTGAAGCTTCCTTATTTTCAGCGTTTCTTAAGGCAACACTTTTGTAGTCAAAATGCCTGAATTACCACACTGTCAGTCTGAtttcctgtttaatttttatgtttcagtaaaatattactttttacTTTCTTCATTATTGGGCTGCAGCACGTCTGACATGAACTTTTCCTTCGCAGCATTTCTGTAGAGGTGGGATAATCTAAAGAGCATTGAGCAGCTGAACACGCAGCACTCTGGGGGGTTATATGTGGTACATGCACAAGACTCAGCAAGCCTGCCCTTGAAGCTGTTCATGCAGCCTTCAGGCTGAGAGTTCCAGGTGTTAACAGGGTGAATGATCTGCCCCTCTCTGTGGGAGTTCATCATTCAGCAAGCCAACACACATGCTGCTCCATTCCAGTGACACTACCTGAGcccctgctgcttttttaagTGTAGTCATAGAACTTCAGTTGAAGTTTCAGTACCTGAACACTAACTGTACCAAAATTAGAGTGCAAGAATGGTCCAGCAGGCTTGAATTCATCAAACAACCTTGCCATCTTTTTGTAGGAAGCAAAAGTTGTGCAGATCTTCTTTCTAATGCACAAATAGTattgagagaagaaaataattctctgTTAAATATGGCATCCAAGCAGATAATCAAAATTATTACAGCAATGCTTAGATTTAAGATGAAAGGTGCCTGTAATAGAATAAGAGAAACCTGCTAATGTTCCATGTTGAAGTGTTCTATACGAGTCATCTCAAAACCAGGTGAGTCCTAGTACCGAACTGGACTCATTCTCAGGTTTCTAGTAGAAGGGTAATACTGATAAATAGTTTGTCAGTTCTGCAAAACTCACTAAAGTtgataagaaaaattaaaaaattactgtggACCAGAAGAAACACCACTCCCATTGTGAGGATTAAGATGCATTGTTACTAATGGCTTAAATGTAACTGGCTAAAAGAGGAAATGTACATAACTGGTTTTATCACCATCATGATCTCAAGTTAATGTAACAGatttgtagaagaaaaaagtcaaCTTACCATAAATCCTCAATCAGAAGAATCAGTGTTTAAAACTGAGTATCTTGTGTATGTTGTTCTGTAAAATCCCTACAAATTAATTCTGCTGTTCTCTTGTAAGTGACTCTAGTTTCATCATGCGActtaaaatgtttgtttgcttattgTTGGGTCTGATATAAGTCactatttttgttgttatatTAAATTGACACtttattaaatttcaaaaattgctGTAACTACAAGCTCTGCAACCTCAATCTGATTGAGAAACGTGTGCTTGATTCTTGGGTgtgtgctgctgacagctgggATCAAAGGCAGCACATGAGAGCACTGGAAGGAACAAGTGTGGATGCCCCTGACAAATAGAAATGGTTTTTCTTAGCTCTTGCCTCTGTTTTCTTTACCATGTGGTTGAAATACAAAATAGGGattcttttctgctctttctggtcattttgctttttatgaTTGGTCTGGCCAATACAGTGACAAGGTTTAAGTTCAAGGTTGTAGACATTGGAAGTGGCATTAAAGTATTATTAATACATCCAAGATGCCTGgtacattttctgaaaataaacaggtATATAGTCACTAGTGATTGTTGGCTGGGGGTTTTgcattgttttgggttttttttttcttttttttagtaaaaCACAAATCAGCACTTGTGTCTGCCTCTTTACCCAGGTATCTGAAGAATATCAGAGATAACATATTCCTGCTTCTCTTGCATGCAGTtttgaacacagaaaaatcaatgtGTTTGCTTAATACCCTGATGAGGATTAATTAGCAGTGTTTTAGGCTCATTACAGAGGCATTGGACTAGATTACCTTCATCAGTTCCTTCTAACCTGCCTCTTCTGCAATTCTGTGATAGCATAAAGtgctataaaatataaaaattcttCTAGGTATCAGTACAATGAAGAGGatctaagaaagaaaacaaaaagcctttttGCCTGAATAACCTTATAATGGCCTTAAAAATCCAAATACTGAAGGAATATTCTAAGCAACAAGAAGCCATCTTCAACTTCAGCGTTGCACAGCACAAGTTCTGAAAACAACCCAGGCCGTGTATTACTGTGAAGGGTTTTAATACTGTTGAACAGattgaagattttttaaagtgGAATGCCAGAACTAATGTCACCAACTCTTAGAAACTTCTCACAGTCTCAAAGCTGAAACTTGAACTGCATTTGAAGCACCCAACTGAAGTGCCATTTCTGCGAATTAAATGCAGTGACAGTGACCTCATAGCAGCTGAGGTTTCCAAGAAGGACAGCTCATGAGTTTTCTTGCAGAGCCCTTGAGGCTATTCAAGGCATTTAAAATCACAGGGCTCCTGACTGTtggctgtgcaggagcctgATATGCAGGGTCTCACCATGGGCTGGTTCCCTTAAAGCATCCAGGTGTGACACTCCAACTGTAACACCCAAGGCCCTGCCACCAAGGCAGCTGTGGTGGGTGGCATCACTCAGACCCTTCAGGCTCCCATCAGCTGAGCTTTAACCTGCTGATGGCTGAGCCAGAGAGCACCCTGCTCCCCTCAGGGAACCACCAGCCTTGGGTGAAGTACTACAAGactggccaggctgcagggggTTACAAAATTCCAGGCACACCCTAAAATCTGCAAGTTTTGACCACAGCCACAGAGCTCAGTGGTGATGTGCAGCAGTTACTGTGAGTGAAAGGGTAGaagatgaaaaacaaaccaaaaagctcTCACACAAAGAGCTGAGTAATGATGGCTGTACAAAGTACCGTCCTacacaaaacacaaatgtgGCATTTGCCAGGTGAAGAGTCAAAATGTTTTGCTCTGTGGCTTCATAGATGATGCAAAAGTGCAGTAGTAGCTGATGTACAATTCCTATTAgtattatcttttaaaaataaacacacagcaATCTCAAAGCTACAATGAGCTTGTGGAAGCAGAATGGGgcaccaggcagggaggggggatTTTGAGAGTCAGGTCATTTCTAGCCTGGCTGGTGATCCCTGGGATACATGTGTTGCTTTTCACTTCCTCAGTTACAAACTGGAGGTAGCTGTCTATCTCTAGAAAGTACTGTGATCGGtttattcaaaatattcaaaaagTGCAAAATTATTAATGGTAATGAGTAGGACACTGAGTTGTTTATGAAAATACCATAGACGGTTTATTAATTCTTTTGATTTATTgccatgatttttcttttgtccccAAAAGTCTGGTTCACACACTATGTatacagcagagaaaagctgaaatctCATGATAGGCCAAAACAACTTTAGTTTAAAAAACCCAGGAGAATGGAGGAAAGGCTagattttcagtttctgtcaGTTCAGCAGAAGCACAATTACAATTTGCAACAGAGCAGTATTGACTCTATAGAAGAACTGATAGCATTCCTTATTGCCAAAAGAAAATGCCAATGCTACCAAAACCCATTAAATGCTTGCACCTGGCAATCAAAGATACTTTGGTGTGTGTGGATGTGTACATATGTGTGTGCTCGTACAGAGAATTCTTTTCTTGGCTTCTGTGTGCTTTTTATGGGCACTTGCTCATCCTGTGGTTTCTCAGAAGTAGCTAAGAGGATGCGTTAATCCTGTTTGCTGTTGCAAGACTGCCGAACAGATGATTTCTGATGCTCCAACAATGTGATGGacttttcagaattttccaAGTTTCTGAGCAGAGTCTCTAGGCgccttttgattttcttctgatCCTCAATGGCACATCCGATGACCACAGACTGAAATTTCTGATCGATGGGTCCTGCTGGCACGTCGGACGTGCACGCACCGTAAAGTGACATTAGGCGCATTTTGGCGTCTTCCAAGTCATCGAGGAGTTTATTGACGATCTCATCGATCATCTTGGTGGCGTGCAGTAGGGATTCCTGCTGCTGCGCGTTGCGGATGGTTTCTACGGAAACCTCCACAGTGAGGGTTCGGCCCATCAGGCGATTAGCAGTCAAATTGAGTTCTTCTCTCTCACCTCaattcaaaacaagaaaatattcttgGTTACAGGTAAATACTTTCCTGTGCAAATAGCATCATCAAGACACTGAAACTGCTATACCTTAGCAGCaaacaatcttttttttaagtaagtGACAATCAACAAGATTTCCAGAAGGCAGAAATAAGCTTTTTACATTTGCCCAAGTCATACTCATTTCACAGAAGCCAGTATCTGATTTGAAATGAGGCATTAAACTCTACTAAAATTGTAAGCAATGTTTTTCCAGTGCTGACACAATGCTTGCTGTGTCACTTCAAAGCAAACATACAATATTGTGAGAAAACACTCAGTAACAGAACTAGCTCATTGAGGACTTCTGTGCCTTTCTGAGGGAGAGATTTAGATAATACCCCAGAAAGCCATAAAGAGAAAACTAGATATAATAAGAggccatgaaaaaaaaaacctattttctgaaagtatatctgcttttcaaaaatatgaaATCCAGGCTCTTGAACAGGCAATAAACCAGCAATTTAAAGTACCTAATAATCAGGTTTAGGGAATATATCTAAAGCCATGAATCACACAACTATGACAATGATATTAATCATCAGGTTCTTGCAGGCTGTACACTTTGTAGCACTCATGCCAGTCCAGtagtcaaaataattttcagctaTATCGTCATCATCATCAAAGACTCTCCCCAGCAGAGCAACATTAATCTTGCTGAAAACGTATCAGTGAACTGAGTATATGCTTTCACATACACAGTAGTGACATTGATGGTAATCCACAATGTTCACCTGAACAACATGAATCTAGTCAAGAAGAGAAGATCTCAGGATAATGAGTAACACTTCAACAACCTCAGCTGGCTCCATTGCTGCACCCTTACCAGCAGCAGAGTGCTGCTCACAAAGAGCTGCTCCCTAAAACATGGGCTGATTAGACTTTGGTTCAGTTGGAGGGTACAGGAAAGCAGCTTCTCACCTTCGCTGATGTGCCTCATATCCTGGCTGTTCTGTATATTGTGGATCATTTCaagcagaatttctttctcttgctccATGGCAGATGCTGCATCACGGAAAGCCTCTACCCTGTACATGGttaaaccaaacaaaatgtttaaataataaaatagctGTTCACCTATATAGCTGCAAAGAACTCTTGTTTTAAACTTCAGCTGAGAGTAAGTGCAGTCAGTTCTTGGTTATCCATGAGACAGATTCTCTGACTTCATGACCTTCTCTATCTTAACTTCACTTTTCAAGACTcagtataattttaaaaaacaaacagatggAGGGGCAAATGGAAACAACAGCAATTCAATCAgacttaaattttattttactgacaGTGCTGTCCTCTCCTACTCTGTGGTTAATCCGGATATGCAGAGCGTGATGGTACTACAGCCCCATAGCAGAAGTCCTGTAGGCAACTGGCAATAATTATCAGCTGCCTAACTAGGAGAGAAAGGGACGGAGTCCCCATCAGGGAACTTGATAATGAGggtggcagctgcagagatggAGGCAGCAAGGGGCCTCGGCTCCCTGTGCGACCGCCAGGCCAGCAGAACCCACAGAATCCACCTGCAAAGCAACAAACACTCCAGAAAACTGCAATGCACCAAACAACACCTTTCACAAAGGAGAAAACCCTGTGAGTGGGACAAAGCTCACACACTTTTATTAACATGACAAGGCCTTCCCCGAAACCAGTGGTGTGCCTTGGTCACTGGGAGAAGATGCTGGACTGCCTGCTCCCGCTGTCACTGGTGCTTTCCATGGAGCGATGCTCACTGTAATTCACAGAGGGAGGAAGCgcctgtgggagcagctcctaTTTCTGGGCTTGCAAGGAAGCATGAAACTTGGTCGCTCCTGAAACCAGACCCCTACTCCAGTCCCATTACAGTGATGAAACTCACATGTAATGCAGTGAGGACAAGAGGAAAGTCCATCAGAAACTGTAACTACTGGGTCTTGGTAAGGTGTGTGGTTCTGTGCCCACAGCCTGCTCTCCTTGTGGCATAAAGTGCAGACTCAGCTCACCATGGGCAATGTGAAAATGCCCCATGAGAAATCTGAGTCCAGTTTCTTAATTCATGTCTTATTCCCCACACAGTTTTAAAGAGGGGGCTTTTGCATTCAGCTGAATAATGGAAAAGAACTCTAATGCAATACTTTACTTGACCTGATACAAAGAGGGAAATGTCTCACTCTCTTGGCTTTTCTCTGAGATTTGAGGGTAGGGGCTTGCAGAGGGCTTTCCAAGCTGGAACTGGCTACAAGAGTTGCAAACCATCAACTCTGTGTTCACAGGCgaaacagaaaagcaagagTATCATGTGAACCTGGCTGATGGTTTGAGATGCTTGcaaggcacagctcaggaggtCTAGCTGCATCACGAGAATCCATCCATCTATCCTGAAATGTTTATGAAACCTGGCcagaaaaggggaaacaaaccaaaacattgTTAAGTCTCTTAGGTGCTCTACCCTCTTCAACATTTCTGGGCGCTGCCCTGAGACAGCAGTGGCTCATTGCTGTCTCTGCAGATGAGGGCACGTCTCCTGGGACAGGAacaagctgctgctccttcatcACAGGCTGGCTGAAGGCAGTAActtcaggaaaacagcagtAAGAGAAAAGAGGGTGAAAGCAGAAGACCGGGAGCATTTGAGGATATAGTCAACTCTTCAACATGCAGCCTGCtcacaaaataattctgttttacaaaatatttaaccTAATTTAGTCAGTGAAAGCACAGGCTTCAGGCCTTGcctttaatgtttttttctgaggagTGGGAAAATTTAATGCAATGCAAATTCATGCCAAGAGCAAAtacttttaattattattttggaCTGGTTAGTAAGAGCAATGAGGTAGGTGGAGTCATTTCAGACTTCAGATGTCTCCACTTTATAATTTAGGAAGTCTagtaatattttcaaaatgcctTCCTGTGCCTTCTTAAAAAAACTAGTCGCTGGAAAGttgtaaattaaaattctgaagTGCAAACTTTCAGTTTTGATAgtgttttaaaatcagattctgTATATCATTGTACTGATGTAAAAACCAAAGTTCTGCCTTCAGTAGATAGATCAGTCCATGATTTCCACAGGCTTTGCTGGGTCCTAAGAAGAATGTGGAAAAGCTGCATTGCAGGGATATATCCTGAATTGGTACACTTCTAAAGAGATGCCTAAAATATCATTGCTTCCAAAGGCCAGCTTGCTATGTGAGGTAGGACCTAAAAGCCAAATTAACAGAATTAATGTtgcatactgaaaaaaaaaagaaaaacacagttcACCAACGAGAGATTTGATTGACATTAATTTACTAAAGGTAAATATAACCAAATCTTAAGAactattttatttgcaataattgctacttcagaattattttttaccATTTCCTAAACTGTAATATAGAGTGCCACACAACAATGGGACAGGGTCACTTCAGAACTGTGATCTAGTTGGCAGCGGGGGGgaacccaacaaaaaaaaatgaatactAGTCAGACCAACTTCAGGAAATAATGTGTCAGGATCACCCATGCAGCCAGTTCTCATAActtctttcagaaaattcatGGTTTATTAACTTCACAGGTTTCTGCAAATCTTTCTTTGCCTTGTGTGGGggacccaaaaaaaaaagttggaagaTTTAAACCTCTAACAGAGGTGACTGATTTGGGAAGGGGTGGAAACACAATCCAAATCTCAAAAAGCAACCAACCAAAGAATAAAAGGTGAAgataaaagaacagaaaatactcATATTTATGCCCAGATATCAATTGTTTTGATGCAGCAGTACagtcttttttcctcagagatAAAAACCTCCGATCATATTTTTACTTGGATTGTATTTGCTGCTTTGAACATCAACTAAATATTCCATCTATTACTTAACATGAAAAAGACATTCCTTACTTCTGATTTTCCCTGTTTGTGAGCAATTAGCTGAGCAATGCCTTTTTTTGCTACATACCACTTACATGAGCAGAGCATTCCCCTGAGAAACAGGTGGACCAGgctgtgcttttgtttccagATGAGAAACTTGACACCCGCTTTCTTAGGACAGCTGCAATAACTCTGTCCTTTAAACTACTGACTGACTTAAATAACCCACTATTAAAGCCCACGTGATGGAGGTTCAGATaagttttcaaaggaaataagAAACATCTGAGGATGGAGCATCTTCTTTCCTGAAATGGAGCTACTCAGGCACACTGGAGGGAGACAAAACAGGGGGTTTCACCCtgccatcctcagctccttcagctgagTGTCCACTCCCAGGTAAGCAGTCCTGTGAACACTGAAATGAATGGTGGCAGAACACGGTTGATTCAAAGAACAAGATAAAAAGTTCAAAACATGAAGATAAAAAACACCCAGCAAGAATCTGACTTACCTCATGTACCATCACACCTAAAACTGTGTTTTCACTTAACCAACAGAATGCAGTGACTCATAAACAGAGCCTCTGGTctggcttccagctgctcctgagatATCTTGGCACCCACAGCAACACGAAGGTCCAAGCCCTTACAAGGGGCAAACGTGCGACCTGCCCCCTTGCCACCTCTGCCTCGGGCACTCAGTCCCTGGCACTCCCTGCCACACTgattccccttccctgctcacTTTCCATGCAGAAGAAATCCCCTCTGCAAACATCTATCAGGGAGGTACAAAAATACCCCATTACTGTTGGAAAAGAAGCTCTCACAGtggaaagaaagggaggaaaaggaaggctGTTCAAACTGGAGCAGTTTacaatggctttaaactgaaagaaggtaGATGTAGATTAggtatcaggaagaaattcttcactatGAGGATGGTGAGACATGGAACAcgttgcccagagaggttgtggactCTCCATCCTTGGAGTTGTTAAAGGCCAGGTGTTTGAGCCACCTGTCTACAGAAAGGTGCCCTGCCAGTGtcagggggctggaactaggtgacctttaaggtccctcctaacccaaatcattctgtgatcctgtgatgTCCAGAGGGATGAAGCTAGCTTCAGAGTTCAGTTTACCTTAAGCAACTTGAGAACTGAGAATTGTTGAGGGTTTTAATTAAAGGCTGTAGTTCAGTTTGACAAATTTTCACTTATTATATTTACAAGCAACATCTTGAGGGTCTatagcaaaaccaaacaagctggagaaggagaaagttTGGaagtttttcctcctgtcattcaaataaatttaaaatgaagcaTGTTAATTAGTtgtgaataggaaaaaaaacataagaCTTGAGTGACTTTTATGaaattagactttttttttctcattactaTTCCACATTTAGAATTATGGCTGTCTGAAAGAACCACAGCAAACTGGGAAGTTTAATTGAAGATTTAATTGCTGGCTAACCAAACCGTCTGCTTTGTTTCAGAGTCACTCAGCAAatctaaaacacatttttgcatATTCTCATGCTAATTTTTAGATTATATATTCATCATACGCCTAGACCTGGATGTAAGCAGTGATACTTGTTTGCAGACAGTGATTTTGTTTAGTCAAATTCAGAGAAGTCTGCAAAGGACTTCAAGGAGATTTAATCAAGCTAAGTGAAAGGCTAATATAACAGCACATGGAGTCCACTCCTGAATAATGCAAAGTAATGCAGGCAGAAAGG is from Serinus canaria isolate serCan28SL12 chromosome 3, serCan2020, whole genome shotgun sequence and encodes:
- the BAG2 gene encoding BAG family molecular chaperone regulator 2 — encoded protein: MAQARISAKASEGAQQQPQQQQQSGGQLRGRFYRSTSMADRSSRLLENLDQLELRVEAFRDAASAMEQEKEILLEMIHNIQNSQDMRHISEGEREELNLTANRLMGRTLTVEVSVETIRNAQQQESLLHATKMIDEIVNKLLDDLEDAKMRLMSLYGACTSDVPAGPIDQKFQSVVIGCAIEDQKKIKRRLETLLRNLENSEKSITLLEHQKSSVRQSCNSKQD